In Streptomyces sp. P9-A4, the genomic window GCAAGGCCTCCGAGCGCGATCTGCTGCTCTTCCACGTCACGGACGACGTGGAGGAGGCGGTCAGGCTCGTGACCAAGGAGGTCGGCCGCTAGGGCCTGTCGTCACACTCCCGTCGTCGCCCGAAGGGCGGCCCCGCGGCGTGCGGGAGTGTGACGACAGGTCCTAGGACGCGGGCGGCGGAACGCGGGCCGCCCCGCCCCCGTGCGGTACGGGGGCGGGGCGGCCTTTCACGGTCCGGGGTCGGTGACCCGGGGCAGTGCGGTGGGGTCAGTACTCGAGGGAGACGCTCGCCCCCGTGAAGCCCTCCTTGGCGTACAGGCTGATGTAGACGTACCCGGCGGGCGGGTTGTTCACGGTCAGGGTCTCGACGCTGCCGGTCTTGACGGAGCTGCCGGTGAAGCTGCCCGTGGTGGCCCAGCTGGACGCGTTGTAGTACAGGTCGGCGTTGCCGTTGGCACCGGTGGTGGTGATCTTCAGCTGCTGGACGCCGGCCGGCAGGTACACGTAGTGGTACGCGTAGTTGCCGGTGGTCGCGGCCTCGTTGCTGCGGGCGCAGTTCTGGCCCAGCTGGCGGACGTCGGCGCCGGAGCACTCGGGCAGGGTCGGACCGGGGCCCGGGTCCGGGGTGGTGGCGCAGGCACCGGCGGCGCAGCTGGTCAGCCAGGCGTCGAAGTCGGCGTCGTAGCGGTTGCCGATGGTGTCCTTGAGGATGGTGCGGGCGCCGTTCCAGTCACCCGCGCGGTACTTGGCGAGCACGGAGTCCATGTCGGAGCGGTGCTTCTCCAGCATGTAGCGGACGGCGAGGTAGCCCCAGCGGTAGGTGCGCTCGGTGTTGGTGTTCTCGTAGGTGGTGTCGAAGAGGGTGCTCAGCGAGTAGGTGTGGCGCCCGGCCGCGGCGATCGCCCCGTCGTAGGGCAGCTTCCGGTAGGAGTAGGAGACGTACTCGGCGAAGCCCTCGATCCACCAGATGGTCGGGGTGGACACTCCGGCGGTGAAGTCGCCGTACATGTTGAAGCGGCCGTCGAGGTAGTGCGTGTACTCGTGGTTCAGGTTCCACACCTGGAAGTCGGGACGCACGCGGGTGTCCTCGTAGGCGAGGAACCGGGGCTGGTTGCCCGCGACGGCGGGGTTGCCCTCCAGGTACATGCCACCGTTGTTGGTGTCGATGCCGTAGATGGCGGCGGCGAACACCTGGTAGTCGAAGCTGGTGTCGAAGACCACGACCTCGATGGTGGTGTTGAGGTCGTCGGCGACGGCGCCCCGGTCACGGGCCACCGAGTGGAAGTACGCGTCCTGCTTCATGAGGCTGTCGCAGGCGGAGGCCAGGTTCTCGGGGGTCACCTGCTGGGCCAGCACCTTGATGGAGGGGCTGCACGTGTGGCTGATGGTGAGGATGCCGGCGCGCAGCCGGGCGACGGAGTCCGCGGTGCCGTAGTCGGCGGCGTGCGAGGAGTCGTACGCCTCGACCATCTCGGCGACGGCGGCCCACAGGTAGGCGAGCCGACCGCTCGGGGCGCTCTGGTCCGCGAGCTGCCGCAGGAGCGGCTTGATCTTGGCCTGGAGTTCCGGGTACTTGAGGAAGCGGCCGAGCTCGCGGGTGCCGTTGTACGGCAGGTAGGCGAAGTCGCCGCCGAAGAGCGCGGTGTTCCGGGAGACGAAGCCGTAGACGCTGTCGAGCAGGCTCGGGTCGGCCTGGACGGCGGCGAGGAAGCCGTCCGTCTGGTGGCCGCGGAAGAGCACGGTGAAGACGTTGTTGACGGCGCCCGGCATGCCCGCGACGGAGTTGTAGGTGCTCGCGTCGTAGCCGTCGAGGAGGCGCTTGACGACCGGGAGGTAGCGGACGTTCTCCTGGGCGCTGTCGATCAGGGTGACGGTCTCGCCGAGGGTGCCCGCGTTGGCGGTGGTGACGTCGCGCGAGTGGCTGTTGGCGAAGAAGCCGTCGAGCGCGCCGCGGATCGCGGTCTGCAGGTTCGGGCCGTAGGTGCCGACGTCGGTCGGGTGGTACCACTGGACGTAGTAGCCGGCGCGGAGGAACAGCACCAGCTGGTAGGTCGAGGTGCTGTTGTCGCCGGGGTACGCGGTGGCGTTGTCGCGCAGCGCGTTGGCGACGGTCACCATCTGGGCCTCGCGGAAGGCGCCGTTGGCGTCCCCGCCCGTGATGGTGAACAGCTGGTTGACGCAGCCCGCCTCCGAGGCCTTGATCTGCTCGACCAGGGCGCCGCCGGTGCGGCTGGTGAAGTCGCTGACGTTGCAGGCGGCGGCGGTCAGGGCCCGCGAGGTGGAGAGCTTGGCCGTCGCGGCGGGGCTGGTGGCCGGCAGGAACGGGGTCCGCTGGGCGGCGGGGATCGCCCCGAACCCCCGGTCGGCCTCGCGGGTCTGGGGGGAGGGGTCCGGCGCGGGCTGCGGCGCGGCCTGCGTGGCGCGGGGCGCGGCGGGGGCCGGGCTGGGGGTGGCGGCCTGGCTCATCGGGGCGAGCATTCCGAGGGCCAGACAGGACGTCACGGTGGCGGTCAGAAGCCGTACGCGGTACGGCAGTCCGGTTATCCGGGCGGATTTCAACTAGGCCTCCAGGCCTTGTGCGGCCGTGTGGGTGGCACGGTCGGCACAGTGGGGGATCGATTGACAGCGCTCCGTCAAAGCGGGGGGAGCGGAGGTACAATTTCACACGTCACATGGCCGAGGGAAGAGGTGCGACAGAACCCGCCTCGGCCGGGCGCCCCAAGGGGGCGGGGGCATGAAAACGCCGCACCCGGTCCCTCGCAGATGGGACCGGGTGCGGCGTAACCGGAAGGCGGACGCGGCTCGCGGGGAATTGGATGCGGCCCGACCGGGCGGAGGCGCGGCCCACGGGGAGGTGGACACGGCCTGAACGTGAGGTGAGCGCGACCTGTGGGGCGGGGGTGCGGGGCGGGGGCGGGGGCCCGCGCCCGCGGCTACGGGACGGCTGCGCCGGGACCGCGCCGGACGGGGCCATGAGCGCCCGTGCCGGGCGGGGCTACGGCGCCCGTGCCGGGCGGCGCTGCGTCCGCCCGCCTCATGACTACCCGGGCGGAGAGGCGCCTACGCCAGCCCGCGCCTGGCCACCGCCGGCGGGCGGTGTCCCGCGATGGACGCCACCATGTCGAGGACCTGCTTCGTCTCCGCGACCTCGTGCACCCGGTAGACCTGGGCGCCCAGCCACGCCGAGACGGCCGTGGTGGCGAGCGTCCCGAGTACCCGCTCCTTCACCGGCCGGTCCAGCGTCTCCCCGACGAAGTCCTTGTTCGACAGGGACACCAGCACCGGCCACCCCGTCTCGGCCATCTCCCCGAGCCGCCGCGTCGCCTCCAGGCTGTGCCGGGTGTTCTTCCCGAAGTCATGGCCCGGGTCGATCATGATCGCGTCCCGGCGCACCCCCAGCGAGGCCGCGCGCTCCGCGAGCCCCACCGTCACGCGCAGGATGTCCGCCATCACGTCCTCGTACGCGACCCGGTGCGGCCGGGTCCGCGGCTCGGCGCCGCCCGCGTGCGTGCACACCAGCCCCGCGCCGTACTTCGCGGCCACCTCGGCGAGCCCGGGATCCACCCCGCCCCACGCGTCGTTCAGCACGTCCGCCCCGGCCTCGCAGACCGCCGCGCCGACGTCCGCCCGCCAGGTGTCCACGCTGATCACGACATCGGGGTGGCGCCGGCGTACCTCGGCGACGAAACCGACCGTGCGCCGCGCCTCCTCCTCGGCCGTCACCTCCTCGCCGGGGCCCGCCTTCACCCCGCCGATGTCGATGATCGCGGCACCCTCGGCCACCGCCCGCTCGACCCGGGCGAGCGCCGGCTCGTCGCGGAAGGTCGCGCCCTGGTCGTAGAAGGAGTCCGGGGTCCGGTTCACGATCGCCATGATCACCGGCTCGTGCGGCCCGAATTCACGCCGTCCCAAGCGCAGCATCCCTTTTGTCCTCCCTCGTGTCCGTTCGCCTGCGACCCTAGCCGTCGGTGGCACGTGGCACGATCGGCACGGGACGATTTCCACTCAGGGGAGAGGCGCGCAGGTGTTCTGGTTTCTGCTCATCACGATGGTCGTGGTCGTGGCCGCGGTGACCCTGGCCGTGGTCGGCGGCGGCGAGGGCGAGGTGCTGCCCGAGGTGGCGCCCGAGCAGCTCGTCGACCCCCTCCCGGCCAGCCGCCCGGTCGACCGCGCCGACGTCGAGGCGCTCCGCCTCCCCGTCGGGCTCCGCGGCTACCGGATGGCGGACGTCGACGACGTCCTGGTCCGCCTCGGCACCGAACTGGCCGAGCGGGACTCCCGGATCGCCGAGCTGGAGGAGGCGCTCGCGGGCGCGTCCGCCGGTGACGCGGACGGCGAGGGGGCATGACGGCCGGCGGGGCGGTCCCGGGCCCGGACGGGCGGCTCCGCTGCCCCTGGGGCCTGTCGACCGAGGACTACGTGGCGTACCACGACGAGGAGTGGGGCCGCCCGGTCCACGGCGACGACGCGCTCTTCGAGCGGCTCTGTCTGGAGGCCTTCCAGTCGGGCCTGTCGTGGATCACGATCCTGCGCCGCCGCGAGGGGTTCCGCACCGCCTTCGAGGGCTTCCGGATCGCCTCGGTCGCCGAGTTCGGGGACGCGGACCGCGAACGGCTCCTCGTGGACGAGGGCATCATCCGCAACCGCGCCAAGATCGACGCGACCCTGGCCAACGCGAAGCTGCTCGCCGGCTGGTCCCCGGGCGAACTCGACACGCTGATCTGGTCGTACGCCCCCGATCCGGAGGCCCGCCCCGCCCCGCGTACGGTCTCCGACGTGCCGGCGGTCACCGACGAGTCCACGGCCCTCTCGAAGGCCCTCAAGAAGCGCGGGCTCCGCTTCATCGGCCCGACGACGGCCTACGCCCTGATGCAGGCCTGCGGGCTGGTGGACGACCACGTGGCGGACTGCGTGGCCCGGGGCGGACGGTAGCCCGCCCCGGGCCCGTGGTCCCGTCGGATCAGAAGACGTGGACGCGTTCGGCGGAGTCCCAGCCCATGTCGGCCTGCGGGCCGGCGAGGCCGCCGCGGCCGTTGCCGGCGTAGATGTAGAGCTGGTTCCAGTCGATCGGCCGCATCAGGTCCGACGCGCCGTCGCCCGTCACGTCGCCGACGGAGAACACCGGGGCGTCCGAAGGCCAGGCGTACGGCAGTCTGACCCGGGCGCCGAACGTGCCACGGCCGGTGCCCGGGTAGAGCCAGAGGGCGCGCGAGCCGTCCCGGGCGACCAGGTCGGACCTGCCGTCGCCGGTCATGTCGCCGGGTGCCACGAGCCGGTTCATGGCGTTCCAGCCGCCGCCGACCTTCTTGCGGGCGCCGAACCAGCCCCGGCCGTTGCCCGGGTACGTCCACAGGACGCCGGCGGTGTCCCGGGCGACCAGGTCACGGCGGCCGTCACCGGTGATGTCCCCGACCGCGTCGAACTCCCTCATCGTGTTCCAGCCGCCGCCGATCTTGACGCGGGGCTTGAACCAGCCCTTGCCGTTGCCCGGGTAGAGCCACAGCACGCCGGCCCGGTCGCGGGCGTAGACGTCCTCGCAGCCGTCGCCGTCGTAGTCGCCGTGCCGGACGAGCTGGGTCATGCCGTTCCAGCCGCCGCCGACCAGGAGGCCCTTGGCGTTCCAGTCGGCGTCGCGGAAACCGCCGAGGAACCAGAGACGACCGTCCGCGGTGCGTTCGAGGAGGTCGGCGACGCCGTCGTTGTTGAGGTCGCCGAACCTGGACTCGGCCGGGAGAGCGGCCGGGCGCGGGGTGTCGCTGGAGACCCAGTCCATCCACGCGCGCCCGTTCTCGACCTCCCACTGGGTGTTCGCCACGCACGGAACCCCCCAGGTACGTGCGTACGAATGGTGAGCGGATCTTATAGACACGCCCACCACCCGTACGAACGGGTTCCCGCCGGGCTCAGCGGCCCAGGTACGTGGGCTTCTCCTTGGCGACGAAGGCGCGGACCGCGATCGTGTGGTCCTCGGAGGCGCCCGCCCGGGTCTGGAGCTCCTCCTCCTTCTCCAGCGCCTCGGTGAGCGAGTGGCCGGCGCCGAAGGCGAGGGACTCCTTCAGGGCCGCGTACGCCACCGTCGGGCCCGCCGCCAGCTTCCGGGCCACCTTCTCGGCCTCGGCGGCGAGGTCGGCGGCCGGGACCAGGCGGTTCGCGATGCCCAGTTCGTACGCCTCCTGCGCGCTGATCGTGCGCGGGAAGAGCAGCAGGTCGGACGCCCGGCTCGCGCCGATCAGCCGGGGCAGCGTCCAGGACACGCCCGAGTCGGCGGTGAGCGCCACGCCCGCGAACGCGGTGTTGAACGAGGCGGTCTCCGCGACCACCCGGAAGTCCGCCGCGAGCGCGAAGCCGAAGCCGGCCCCCGCCGCGACGCCGTTCACGCCCGCCACCACCGGCTTCGCCATGCCCGCGAGGGCCGTGGTGATCGGGTTGTAGTGGTCGCGGACCGTGTTCATGGTCTCGCTGGTGCCGGACTCCTGGTCCGCCATGAGCAGCCCCACGTGCTCCTTGAGGTCCTGGCCGACGCAGAACGCCCGGTCGCCGGCCGCGGTGAGCAGCACCGCCCGTACGGCGGGGTCCGTCGCGGCGGTCTCCACCGCGTCCCGGAGGGCCACCTTGGTCGCCACGTTCATGGCGTTCATGGCCTCGGGGCGGTTGAGCGTGATGGTGGCGAGTCCGTCGCTCACCTCGTACAGAACCGTGTCGGCCATCGTGATCCCTTCGCCTCTTCGCGTGGTTGACCAGCCCAGCATGGCGGACATCACCCGCACCGCCCATGTGAGGTGCGTCAAAGATTTGGAGGCTCCCGGCGGACGCCGAGCGGCGAAGTATCGCAGGCGGACCGCCGAAATGTGGGGTTTTGCGGGAGCGCGTTGCGGAAGCGATGCCAATCGATGTTGGTCATCGGGTCCTGCCATGCGGGATAATGACCTGGAAGCAATGTGTTCGAAGCCGGTGACGCGTGCTCCACATCATGGAGCTGCCCGGCTGACAAAGAGCTGGTTTCAGGAAGGGGAACAAGCATGGCGGCCATGAAGCCGCGGACGGGTGACGGCCCGCTCGAGGTGACCAAGGAGGGGCGGGGCATCGTCATGCGCGTTCCGCTCGAAGGCGGCGGTCGGCTTGTCGTCGAGCTGACCCCGGACGAGGCCGAGGCGCTGGGCGACGCCCTGAAGAAGGTCGTCGGCTGACCCGAATCTCCTCGACATCCTGACCACTGCCCCGGTACGGCCTGCCCGTACCGGGGCAGTGGTGTGCCCGGGGGCGGGGGGCTCGGGTGAGGGCGCGCGGGGAACTTCGGTGGGGTCCACGGGGCCACGGGGGCCGGGAAGTCCGGTGCTACGGGGCCACGGGGGCCGGAAGGTCCGGTGCTACGGGGGTTCCGCGGGCGTCTCAGCCCCGGCGGACCGCGCAGAGCAGGCCGTCGCCGACCGGCAGCAGGGAGGGGACGAGCTCGTGGCTCTCGCGCACCGCGCGGAGCAGTTCGCGGATCCGCTGGACCTCGGGCGGCTGGGCCGCCGAGTCGACCGTGCGGCCGTCCGCGAAGACGCCCTCGAAGCAGACCAGACCTCCCGGTCGCAGCAGGCGCAACGATTCAGCGAGGTAGTCCAGGTACTCCAGCCGGTCGCCGTCGCAGAACACGAGGTCGTAGCCGCCGTCCGCGAGCCGGGGCAGTACGTCCAGGGCGCGGCCGGGGATGAAGCGGGCCCGGTTGCCGGCGAAGCCCGCCGCCCGGAACGCCGTCTTGGCGAGCTGCTGCCGCTCCGGCTGGAGGTCCACCGTGGTCAGGACGCCGTCCGGCCGCATCCCGAGCAGCAGATAGATGCCCGACACGCCCGTGCCGGTTCCGATCTCGGCCACCGCCTTGGCGTCCGCCGTCGCGGCGAGCAGGCGCAGCGCGCCGCCGGTACCGGGGGACACCGAGGGCAGCCCTGCCTCCCTGGCCCGCTCCCGGGCCCAGCGCAGA contains:
- a CDS encoding M9 family metallopeptidase encodes the protein MKSARITGLPYRVRLLTATVTSCLALGMLAPMSQAATPSPAPAAPRATQAAPQPAPDPSPQTREADRGFGAIPAAQRTPFLPATSPAATAKLSTSRALTAAACNVSDFTSRTGGALVEQIKASEAGCVNQLFTITGGDANGAFREAQMVTVANALRDNATAYPGDNSTSTYQLVLFLRAGYYVQWYHPTDVGTYGPNLQTAIRGALDGFFANSHSRDVTTANAGTLGETVTLIDSAQENVRYLPVVKRLLDGYDASTYNSVAGMPGAVNNVFTVLFRGHQTDGFLAAVQADPSLLDSVYGFVSRNTALFGGDFAYLPYNGTRELGRFLKYPELQAKIKPLLRQLADQSAPSGRLAYLWAAVAEMVEAYDSSHAADYGTADSVARLRAGILTISHTCSPSIKVLAQQVTPENLASACDSLMKQDAYFHSVARDRGAVADDLNTTIEVVVFDTSFDYQVFAAAIYGIDTNNGGMYLEGNPAVAGNQPRFLAYEDTRVRPDFQVWNLNHEYTHYLDGRFNMYGDFTAGVSTPTIWWIEGFAEYVSYSYRKLPYDGAIAAAGRHTYSLSTLFDTTYENTNTERTYRWGYLAVRYMLEKHRSDMDSVLAKYRAGDWNGARTILKDTIGNRYDADFDAWLTSCAAGACATTPDPGPGPTLPECSGADVRQLGQNCARSNEAATTGNYAYHYVYLPAGVQQLKITTTGANGNADLYYNASSWATTGSFTGSSVKTGSVETLTVNNPPAGYVYISLYAKEGFTGASVSLEY
- the folP gene encoding dihydropteroate synthase, which codes for MLRLGRREFGPHEPVIMAIVNRTPDSFYDQGATFRDEPALARVERAVAEGAAIIDIGGVKAGPGEEVTAEEEARRTVGFVAEVRRRHPDVVISVDTWRADVGAAVCEAGADVLNDAWGGVDPGLAEVAAKYGAGLVCTHAGGAEPRTRPHRVAYEDVMADILRVTVGLAERAASLGVRRDAIMIDPGHDFGKNTRHSLEATRRLGEMAETGWPVLVSLSNKDFVGETLDRPVKERVLGTLATTAVSAWLGAQVYRVHEVAETKQVLDMVASIAGHRPPAVARRGLA
- a CDS encoding DNA-3-methyladenine glycosylase I, producing the protein MTAGGAVPGPDGRLRCPWGLSTEDYVAYHDEEWGRPVHGDDALFERLCLEAFQSGLSWITILRRREGFRTAFEGFRIASVAEFGDADRERLLVDEGIIRNRAKIDATLANAKLLAGWSPGELDTLIWSYAPDPEARPAPRTVSDVPAVTDESTALSKALKKRGLRFIGPTTAYALMQACGLVDDHVADCVARGGR
- a CDS encoding FG-GAP repeat domain-containing protein — protein: MANTQWEVENGRAWMDWVSSDTPRPAALPAESRFGDLNNDGVADLLERTADGRLWFLGGFRDADWNAKGLLVGGGWNGMTQLVRHGDYDGDGCEDVYARDRAGVLWLYPGNGKGWFKPRVKIGGGWNTMREFDAVGDITGDGRRDLVARDTAGVLWTYPGNGRGWFGARKKVGGGWNAMNRLVAPGDMTGDGRSDLVARDGSRALWLYPGTGRGTFGARVRLPYAWPSDAPVFSVGDVTGDGASDLMRPIDWNQLYIYAGNGRGGLAGPQADMGWDSAERVHVF
- a CDS encoding enoyl-CoA hydratase/isomerase family protein; its protein translation is MADTVLYEVSDGLATITLNRPEAMNAMNVATKVALRDAVETAATDPAVRAVLLTAAGDRAFCVGQDLKEHVGLLMADQESGTSETMNTVRDHYNPITTALAGMAKPVVAGVNGVAAGAGFGFALAADFRVVAETASFNTAFAGVALTADSGVSWTLPRLIGASRASDLLLFPRTISAQEAYELGIANRLVPAADLAAEAEKVARKLAAGPTVAYAALKESLAFGAGHSLTEALEKEEELQTRAGASEDHTIAVRAFVAKEKPTYLGR
- a CDS encoding DUF3117 domain-containing protein, coding for MAAMKPRTGDGPLEVTKEGRGIVMRVPLEGGGRLVVELTPDEAEALGDALKKVVG
- a CDS encoding O-methyltransferase codes for the protein MRQLRGQERAITANRQTSWSFADAFVAEDDALRWARERAREAGLPSVSPGTGGALRLLAATADAKAVAEIGTGTGVSGIYLLLGMRPDGVLTTVDLQPERQQLAKTAFRAAGFAGNRARFIPGRALDVLPRLADGGYDLVFCDGDRLEYLDYLAESLRLLRPGGLVCFEGVFADGRTVDSAAQPPEVQRIRELLRAVRESHELVPSLLPVGDGLLCAVRRG